The Danaus plexippus chromosome 12, MEX_DaPlex, whole genome shotgun sequence DNA window cagATTATTGATCACTTCTTCACTTAAACATAGTGAGGTTTATAAGAAtgcaaaaatttatgttttatttttatctttgttttGAGAATATTCTTcctctttatattaatttcattgtatttatgGATTCAGAAATGAACATTTCAGACCATATTTATTACCAATATTGACatctttataaagaaattaattaaaacttttcagGTTTACACAATGAGCATTGTTGGTGAGAAGTTTGTAGTGGGCACATCAGGTCGCAAGATATTTGTGTGGGATGTTCGTAACATGGGACATGTAAATCAAAGACGGGAATCCTCACTCAAGTACCAGACCAGATGCATCAGAGTGTTCCCGAACAAACAGGGCTATGTATTGAGTTCAATAGAGGGTCGAGTGGCCGTCGAGTATCTGGACAGCAATCCAGAGGTccagaaaaagaaatatgccTTCAAATGTCATAGAATAAAAGATGGTGGTCAGTTTATgcttctgttattattttgtttatagattatttttgattGTTGACTAGATATAGTCTGTGACGTTATCTGTTTTGTCTTAGATGTTCCATTCagagagaaatttaaatgatgtgCTTAATGTAATAGATATTACTATGTCACCTCACAGTCACTCACCTATAGTATGCGTCTTGTGagttcatattaaattcaacTGTTACGGATCTCTGTGGAAACAAAACGAAATGAAGGGATACATTATAGTCTTTAGAATCTATTATGTCTTATCTGCGttattgaaaagttttatcaaaatccatTGAGTATTTATTATGTGAGCATGCAATAAACATCCATAAGTCTTGACAGTTTTttctattcataatatttgtaagatTAGTAGaatgaaagaatttaaatgtaaatttataattaaatgtgagtttttcttcttaaaattaaatcaattctCATTACactttaatttctaataaataaaatataatagcatTTTCTGTTTAGTGATTATTTCTAAATGATGTTGTATTTTACAGGACTAGAGAAGATATATCCTGTGAATGCTATCAGCTTCCACTCTGTGTACAATACTTTTGCCACGGGAGGCTCCGATGGCTATGTCAATATATGGGACGGTTTCAACAAGAAAAGACTGTGTCAGTTCCATAGGTAAATATGGCGCATACATTTGTTGTTGCATGTTCAAACATTACATAACATACCTATGTGACAGTTTAAGCTGAGTATACTAAACAATAGTTCTTTGGAActcatttgttttttactaAGTCTTACTAGGTCTTACTCAAATATGAGGAGTATTGTACCATTAAATAAGTGATTACTTGAATTTCTATGTGTTGTTAAATGgccacaatatatttttttaccttaaattGCTAAGCTATAATAAGGTCTGGTGATGTTTTTCGTCATGAATACAATAATCATTCTAAGTAgtgtgtatattttacattgtgtcataaaatcatatcagtcaattttcatataaaattttaatagaaacgatataaattactttattttcaattcaaatacatattcCTCATGTCTTCACGTCCTAAGTCTCATTCTTCCCAGTAACTTCAATATTCCTAATAATTTCAGATACAACACAGCCGTGTCATCTCTGTCGTTCTCTCACGACGGTTCAGCGCTGGCCATAGCGTGTTCTCAGCTCGACGACTCTGACGATACTCCCGAGGACGTGCTCTACATACGCTACGTCACCGACCAGGAAACCAAACCCAAGTGACGTGTCCCGCGACTCTACAATGATAGTGACGTTCTGTGCCGATAGTGTctagttttttgttttgttccaCGTTTTGTTAGCTTCGATGTCAAATCTAAGTGCGACTCGACGAACTGTCACCGGTGTAAGGTGCGAGCTGATGACGTCATCGCCTGTGCCGCTATTGTAAATTGataattgttttgaattataaGTGTAGTCGCAgacgtaattattattaatgaagagAGTTAgtccattaatatatatccATACGGTCGAGCGCTTGAGATCTGGACCAAAACGTGTCGGACGCCGGCATCGGGTCACGCGCCAGGTGCCGAGTCCGCGATCTTAGGTTTAAGTGAATGAtgattaagtaataaataatacaataagttttcaaatttatttcactgtcACGGCGCGACGGCTGATCGGCTGATCGGCTGGACgctttatattgatatttatattgtgtgagtgaaattattttatagcttcGACGACAAAGAGCAAAGGAAATTGTTAACGGAAACCGATGTGGTCGGAAGTGCTACCAGTCCAATTGACACATCATTGAATCTGTCCAGTGAGCTTGGCTTATGAATAACTCAAGGGAAGCCCTTAAAGGATAGTAGCTTTAAACCTGTCCCAATGCACACAATTCTTGTTGAACATTCGTTCAATCACGTGATTAATTgtttacaatgaaaaatatccaTCAAGGTGAAGCCCGCGAATGTTAGTCGtattagttattttcattaagtaAACGTATTAAGAAAACATTCTTAAATAGCTTTAATTTTTACGGTAAAAGTATTTGATTACATTCTGTCTCCCGAGTTAAGTATTGCCGTTTCTTTAACACgctgatttttgttaattccTCTGTTTTTCCGTCACTGAGCTATAACTACtcgagtttttaataaaaaatgtatgcttATCCTTTAGTATCACCCAATGCCCCTTCCGttctcaatattatataaatcccAAAAGGTGTACGAGTCGTTACCTTTAATATCTTAACCATGATGATTGTAAAGAtttcttgaaatttttcttttaaatagttttcatgTCTACATGCTAATGATTCGACTCGAAGACTTGgaacaaatgaaatatctggCTTTAGATGTTCCGTACATAAAAGAGAATTTGCACGCCATATAGGAAAGTATTAAAACGTaaactaaacattttcaaattagCACATTTCGCAATGCACACTGATGGGGCCGTGCATTccgcaattaaatttaagagcGGGGTTTAACTTTGAAGGTTAtgatcttattttaaaagacataGAGCTTAAAGTATGAGAGTGAGCTGCAGCTTAAGATTGTGGACAAATAAGCTCGGCTGAACTAAAACGtacaaacaatacatatttgaGACCACCTAAAGCCTTCTCAGAACTGTTGCGTTTTGAAGTTTTGCGTAATGGTTCTGTATTTGCAATACTCTAAGTTTAATTGAGTTCTAGTACCGTGTTTGCCAAACAagtaattttcttgtttaagtATATAGAAATATGCTCTTCTGTTGTAACGGCCATCATtagatgtatatttattatgctaaaaaatttgttagtttTCTTTTGGGAAATGGCGgatttgtttttaagatatataaaattcaccgTCATAGGcggtatatatatacgttaacACGAATACGATGTAAAATCCCATTTTCCATACTTGTTATATcactaaataatttgttaaagtgAAAGTACTAAAAATTGAAAGTACCTACGAATCCTCAGTTGTCCCGATGACGCTGTCAAAGTCAATACATCAACAatgaagtagaaaaaaaaaattatacaagtaACTGATAAACTGTACGCTGCAAGATTTCTACGATggcatttaaatatctaacgCGGTTtaatctctttttattttataattataaatggaaCAAAATTAATGGTATTAATGTATTGATATGGGTACACACACCATATCGatagaagaatattttttttacttcctgaaataattaatagcgTTTTTATGCATACTTAGGAaggtgtttattttatatgtttctttCGAAAGGAGTACAAAAGTAATGAAGTAAACCGAATTTTCAGCATTCGGATCCTGTATTAATAGCGCAGGTAATTGTTTTTAAggcaaatgtaaaataatgagatctaagattttcgccaGTAgtcatggaaataaaattaatatatttcagatttactaagcctttataattatttttaacaacatactcccaacgtttcggttacttgcAGCAACCGTGTACGTCcttatctcgtctgcccgtgtgTTGTGATTTTCATtctgatattttaatgtatcctttaaaaataataaaaaatatctaacactgtaaacatacatttagaatgtttttataaagctGATTAAAAAAGGAACGAACGGTTAGAACCTCCAGAACGTAATATCCATCTAGCAACGTTTCCATCTTCTTTTACCATAAACGCAAAGctgtgttttttaaattgcttttaatgcaatatataacatcatatttaaaactagcTTTACCCGCGACTTCAT harbors:
- the LOC116772508 gene encoding mitotic checkpoint protein BUB3, with product MTVTRVAESRTEFKLKSLPEDAISSVKFAPKSNQFILVSSWDCSVRLYDVSANIERHKYNHELPVLDVCFRDGVHSYSGGLDQTLKMYDLNAGSETVLGDHKGAIRCVEFANEVNAVLTGSWDGTVKMWDSRVPNCVGTYNQGNERVYTMSIVGEKFVVGTSGRKIFVWDVRNMGHVNQRRESSLKYQTRCIRVFPNKQGYVLSSIEGRVAVEYLDSNPEVQKKKYAFKCHRIKDGGLEKIYPVNAISFHSVYNTFATGGSDGYVNIWDGFNKKRLCQFHRYNTAVSSLSFSHDGSALAIACSQLDDSDDTPEDVLYIRYVTDQETKPK